TTCCCTTGGGCTGAATACTCTTGAACGCATTACAATAAGGTCATAATCTCTGGATTCCACAGCTATAACCTCATCGGGTATACCTTCAAGGAGTTCTGTTTTGATTGAAATCCCGCAGTTTCCTGCTACCTTCTGTGCTTCTTCAAGAATCTCCTCTCCCCTCTCCTTAAGATATTCTCTCATACTTTCGGGCTCAGTTAAAAAGCTTCTTTTAATGGGTGTTGTATCTATTATATGAAGAAAGACAAGGTCAGAGGCAGTATGACAGGCGAAATGCAGGCTTGTTTGTATAACCGGGTTTCTGTGAGCCAGTTTAAGAGGTACAAGTATCTTCATATCAATCACCTAAATTATGAAGGTTCTAGCATATAGAATAACTCCAGATGTTATCACCGTAATAAATGTTATTGGTACTCCATATTTTAAAAACTCTTTGAAGGAAATTGGATATCCCATTTTTTCGCTTATTCCAGCTACAACTACATTGGCTGAAGCGCCAATCAGTGTTCCGTTTCCTCCAAGACATGCACCAAGGCCAAGTGCCCACCAGAGAGGATTGCTCCCGACCTGGGTTATCTGAGCAGCTATCATAGGGTCAGCACTCATACTGTGAACCACCGGAACCATAGTTGCGGTGAATGGTATATTATCCACTATAGAACTTGCTATAGCTGAAGTGAAGAGAATAACAAACATTGCAATAGCAAGGTTACCCCCTGTTATACTAACTGCAGCTCTGGCACCCATATCCAGCAGACCTGCCACATCAAGCCCCTTTACTATTATAAAGAGGCCAACAAAGAATAGAAGAACACTCCACTCAACCTGGTTGAGTACATTATCTATATGTTTTGCGCTCACAAGGAGGAGAAGGACTGCTCCAGAAATAGCTACTGTTGCAGGTTCCAGGTGTAACTGTGAGTGAAGGAAAAATAGCACAATTACAAGGAAGAGAACAGATAAAGATTTTTTCAGGAGAGTATAATCTTTAATTTCATCCCATTCGTTTATCTGCAAAATCTTTTCTATATTCTTTGGTTTTTGTGAAAGGTCTTTTCTGAATGCAAATTTCAGAAAGACAAGAGTAATCAGTAATGCTACTACTATCGGAGGGCCCATATTTATAATAAATTCATTAAAGCTCAGGCCTGCGCCGCTGCCTATAATTATATTTGGAGGGTCTCCAATGAGAGTTGATGCTCCGCCGACATTGGATGTGATAACTTCCGCTATAAGGAAGGGAACAGGTTTGAGCTTCAGACTTTTGGTTATACTTATAGTTACAGGAGCTATGAGCAGAACAGTTGTTACATTATCCAGGAAGGCGGATAGGATAGCTGTTATAATTGAGAAGAGTAGCATTATTTTCCAGGGGTCGCCGTTGGAAATTTTTGCAGCTTTTATTGCAAGAAACTCAAAGACACCTGTTTCTTTAAGTATTCCGACTATAACCATCATTCCGAAGAGAAGACCTATGGTATTCCAGTCCACAGCTTCAGCCATAAAGTGTATTTCGCTGGGGAATTTTTCTTTTGGAATAAGCCCGAAGTATCTGCCAAAAAGCAGTAAAATAGAAGCTCCACCAAGAGCAGCTACGGTTCTATGTACCTTTTCTGTAATTATCAGGGCATATGAAACAACAGCAACCACAATTGCAAAGAGCAGTGAAGTTTCCGTTCTTATCACCTCTGTAAATGGGATTTACTTGCCAGAATCTCATATGGCAATAAAGTAAGTTCCCCTCCTCTGGTAAAATATAACTCAGGCACCCATTACCCTGGCAACAATAAGTTCGGCTGCCTTATCAATTTTCTTCTCTGCATCTTCTCTGAGCTTCTTCGCTTTTTCTTTTCCTTCCACTTCCATAATTTTTGCTGCTTTTTCTCCTTCTTTAATTGCCTTGAGGACAATAGCTGAACCATCCTTTTTTGCTTTGAGTTCCGCATCTCTCTTGATTGTCTCAGCTTCCTTTCTGGCATCTTCCAGGAGTTGCTCAGCCTCTTTCTCTGCCTCTTTTATTCTGACTTCAGCTTCTTTCTCTGCCTCTTTTATTGTTGAAATAGCCTCAACTATCATAAAACCACCTCATTGATTTTTAATATAAAACTCTATTTTTCTCTTATATTAGGTAAATGCTGGTAGAGGATTATTTAATATTTTCGTTCACCTGAATAGCTTATCCTCTTTTCCTGCTCTAACAAAAAGGTCTTCTGCCTGTTCTTCGGCAAACTTCATTACTCTCTTCTCGTCCAGAGTTCTGAGCTCTCCGTCAAGCATGAGAATATCTCCGCCGACTATTGTGGTGGAGACATCACATCCTCTTGCGGAGTAAACAAGGTGAGAAACCGGGTTGCTGAGAGGCTTCAGATTTGGTTTCTGAAAGTCCACAATAATTATATCAGCTCTCTTGCCTATTTCAAGGGACCCAATCTCCTTCTCGAGACCAAGAGCTCTGGCAGCATTTATGGTTGCCATCTCCAGAGCGGTGTAGGCTTTGAGAACAGAGGGGTCACCACTGGCAATCTTGTGAAGGAGGGCAGATATCTTGATTTCTTCAAACATGTCCAGGTTGTTATTGCTGGCGCAGCCATCAGTGCCCAGAGCCACATTTATACCTCTTCTGATGTACTCAGGTACAGGTGCTATGCCAGATGCAAGTTTCATATTGCTTACCGGGTTATGGGCAATGCTCACTCCCCGCATTTTTATTAAATCCATCTCAGCTTTGTTTACATGCACACCATGAGCGGCAAGAACATTCTCGCCAAGAAAGCCAATTTTTTCGAGATATTCAAATGGTCTTAGCCCATGGGTATCAAGGGAATTTTTTACCTCTTTGCCTGTTTCTGAGACATGGATATGGAGCCCTGTGTTATGCTCTTCTGCAAGAACTTTTGCCTGAATAAGAAGCTTCTCTGAACATGTGTAGGGAGAATGAGGCCCAACAAAAACTATAATCTTTGAGTCCCTCTCAATACCATTATATCTTTTGAGTCCTTCTTCAGCCTTTCCCAGAAGCTTTTCGCCCTGCTCCTCTCCAGCCACATCAAGCAATGGAAATGATAGCACTCCCCTTATCCCGGCTTCTCCTACGCTCTTGGCGACTTCGTCAAGGTAATAGTACATATCATTGAAGGTTGTGGTGCCTGAACGTATCATCTCCAGACAGCCTAGAAGAGAGCCTGCATATACATGTTTTGCTTCCAGTTGTGCCTCTACAGGCCATATTTCCTGGGTGAGCCATTCCATGAGGGGAAGGTCATCGGCACTTCCTCTGAATAGTGTCATTGCAAGATGAGTATGAGCATTTATAAGACCCGGGAGTACAACCATGCCCTCTGCAGAAATCTCAAAGTCAGCCTCACCCTTTATCTTCTCAGAAATCTCAACAATCCTCCCTCCTTCTATTCCCAGGGAAAAGTTTTTTAATATCCTATGTCTATCATCCATTGTTACAAGGATTACATTTCTGATAATAATATCCATAAACACACCTCGAGGTTTTCTTATGATTAAGTTAGCAGTTCCCAATAAAGGAAGACTCCACGAGCCAGCAATGCAGCTTCTCGCTCAGGCTGGATTTAAACCTGTAAACACTGGTGAGCGAAAGCTCTTTGCAAGCACTCTTGATCCCGAAATCATGGTTTTATTTCTTCGTGCGAGGGATATTCCTGAATTTGTCAATACCGGTGCCGCAGACCTTGGTGTTACTGGTTATGATATTATCATGGAGAACAATTATGATGTGGAAGTACTTATTGATTTAAATTTCGGTAAAGCAAAACTTGCTGTGGCCGCGCCTCATGGCAAGTACAGGAGTATTAAAGATATCGGAGAAGGGGCAAGGGTAGCAACTGAGTTTTCGAATCTGACAGAGAAATTTTTTGCTTCCATGGGGAAGAAGATAGAGATTTTAAAGGTTTCGGGAGCAACGGAAATTGCTCCCCAGATTGGCGTGGCAGAATTTATTGTCGACCTTGTTGGTACAGGTACAACTCTGAGGATGAATAATCTTGAAGTTCTTGATGTTGTGCTTGAGACCTCTGCTCATTTAATTGGGAATAGAGAATCTATTGAGAAGAACAGGGAGAAAATCGATGAGGTAGTTCTTGCCTTTAAGAGTGTTCTCAAGGCAAAGAAGAAGAAACTTCTTATGATGAATGTTCCCAGGGAGTCTCTTGAAGAGTTGAAAAAGGTCATGCCGGGGATGGCGGGACCTACCATTTCTGAGGTTATCTCGGATAAACCCATGGTGGCTGTTAATGTTGTTGTGGATGAGGAACATGTTTATAAGATGATTTCAAGAGTTAAAAGTATCGGAGCAAGGGATATTCTTGTTATAGACATTGAGAGAATTATTGAGTGATTTTATGGGTTTTCTTGTAATTCCCGCTCTTGATTTAAAGGACAGGAAGTGTGTTCAGCTTCGTGGTGGTGACCCTGAAAAAAAACTTGTGGAACTTGATGACCCTCTGGAGATAGCAAAGAGATGGGAAAGGCTTGGGGCTGAGAGGTTACATCTCATAGACCTCGATGGAGCTATTGAAGAAAACAGGGTTAATGAGGATATTGTGATAAAAATAATT
This DNA window, taken from archaeon BMS3Bbin15, encodes the following:
- the arsB_2 gene encoding arsenical pump membrane protein, whose protein sequence is MIRTETSLLFAIVVAVVSYALIITEKVHRTVAALGGASILLLFGRYFGLIPKEKFPSEIHFMAEAVDWNTIGLLFGMMVIVGILKETGVFEFLAIKAAKISNGDPWKIMLLFSIITAILSAFLDNVTTVLLIAPVTISITKSLKLKPVPFLIAEVITSNVGGASTLIGDPPNIIIGSGAGLSFNEFIINMGPPIVVALLITLVFLKFAFRKDLSQKPKNIEKILQINEWDEIKDYTLLKKSLSVLFLVIVLFFLHSQLHLEPATVAISGAVLLLLVSAKHIDNVLNQVEWSVLLFFVGLFIIVKGLDVAGLLDMGARAAVSITGGNLAIAMFVILFTSAIASSIVDNIPFTATMVPVVHSMSADPMIAAQITQVGSNPLWWALGLGACLGGNGTLIGASANVVVAGISEKMGYPISFKEFLKYGVPITFITVITSGVILYARTFII
- a CDS encoding V-type ATP synthase subunit H — translated: MIVEAISTIKEAEKEAEVRIKEAEKEAEQLLEDARKEAETIKRDAELKAKKDGSAIVLKAIKEGEKAAKIMEVEGKEKAKKLREDAEKKIDKAAELIVARVMGA
- the mtaD gene encoding 5-methylthioadenosine/S-adenosylhomocysteine deaminase; translated protein: MDIIIRNVILVTMDDRHRILKNFSLGIEGGRIVEISEKIKGEADFEISAEGMVVLPGLINAHTHLAMTLFRGSADDLPLMEWLTQEIWPVEAQLEAKHVYAGSLLGCLEMIRSGTTTFNDMYYYLDEVAKSVGEAGIRGVLSFPLLDVAGEEQGEKLLGKAEEGLKRYNGIERDSKIIVFVGPHSPYTCSEKLLIQAKVLAEEHNTGLHIHVSETGKEVKNSLDTHGLRPFEYLEKIGFLGENVLAAHGVHVNKAEMDLIKMRGVSIAHNPVSNMKLASGIAPVPEYIRRGINVALGTDGCASNNNLDMFEEIKISALLHKIASGDPSVLKAYTALEMATINAARALGLEKEIGSLEIGKRADIIIVDFQKPNLKPLSNPVSHLVYSARGCDVSTTIVGGDILMLDGELRTLDEKRVMKFAEEQAEDLFVRAGKEDKLFR
- the hisG gene encoding ATP phosphoribosyltransferase, with amino-acid sequence MIKLAVPNKGRLHEPAMQLLAQAGFKPVNTGERKLFASTLDPEIMVLFLRARDIPEFVNTGAADLGVTGYDIIMENNYDVEVLIDLNFGKAKLAVAAPHGKYRSIKDIGEGARVATEFSNLTEKFFASMGKKIEILKVSGATEIAPQIGVAEFIVDLVGTGTTLRMNNLEVLDVVLETSAHLIGNRESIEKNREKIDEVVLAFKSVLKAKKKKLLMMNVPRESLEELKKVMPGMAGPTISEVISDKPMVAVNVVVDEEHVYKMISRVKSIGARDILVIDIERIIE